The following proteins come from a genomic window of Streptomyces sp. GS7:
- a CDS encoding 3' terminal RNA ribose 2'-O-methyltransferase Hen1 produces the protein MFLTITTTGTTDCPATDLGFLLHKHPGKAQQFSTSHGTAHVLYPEADAERCTAALLLEVDPVALVRRGQGKGRGGAPDAALGRYVNDRPYAASSLLAVALRTVFASAIKGQCAARPELVGRAIPLRIEVPVLPARGGAELVEKLFRPLGWSVLAEPLPLDETFPEWGDSRYVRLVLDGECVLAEALRHLYVLLPVLDDAKHYWVAADEVDKLLRAGEGWLEGHPEQRVIVGRYLARRWSLTREAMARLELERLAEADDTVAEEIDNAVDEEADTEERPVPLAVRRREAILGELRAAGAARVLDLGCGQGQLIGALLKEAQFTEIVGVDVSTRALHEARRRLRLDRVPERQSARVRLVQGSLAYTDGRIAGYDAAVLSEVVEHVDPARLPALEYAVFGAARPRTVVVTTPNVEYNVRWDALPAGQVRHADHRFEWTREEFRRWAGEVATRHGYAVTFGPVGPDDPEVGPPTQLARFTREESDAPAAPRNGSGSGGTGSGGAGSAGGKSGMSDSRDNGGRCDGRGGADSGKGAAA, from the coding sequence GTGTTTCTGACGATAACGACCACCGGTACCACCGACTGCCCCGCCACTGACCTCGGGTTTCTGCTGCACAAGCATCCCGGGAAGGCGCAGCAGTTCTCGACGTCGCACGGGACCGCACACGTTCTCTACCCCGAGGCGGATGCGGAACGGTGCACGGCGGCGCTGCTGTTGGAGGTCGATCCCGTTGCCCTCGTCCGCCGCGGGCAGGGCAAGGGGCGGGGCGGAGCCCCGGACGCGGCACTGGGCCGGTATGTGAACGACCGGCCGTACGCGGCGTCGTCGTTGCTGGCGGTGGCGTTGCGGACGGTGTTCGCGAGCGCGATCAAGGGGCAGTGCGCGGCGCGCCCGGAGCTGGTCGGGCGGGCGATTCCACTGCGTATCGAGGTTCCGGTGCTGCCTGCCCGGGGTGGCGCGGAGCTGGTGGAGAAGCTGTTCCGGCCGTTGGGCTGGTCGGTGCTGGCCGAGCCGCTGCCGCTGGACGAGACGTTCCCCGAGTGGGGCGACTCGCGCTATGTGCGGCTGGTTCTGGACGGGGAGTGTGTGCTCGCCGAGGCGCTGCGGCATCTGTATGTGCTGCTGCCCGTGCTGGACGACGCCAAGCACTACTGGGTCGCGGCCGACGAGGTCGACAAGCTGCTGCGGGCCGGTGAGGGCTGGCTGGAGGGCCACCCCGAGCAGCGGGTGATCGTCGGCCGCTATCTGGCGCGGCGCTGGTCGTTGACCCGTGAGGCCATGGCGCGGCTGGAGCTGGAGCGGCTGGCCGAGGCGGACGACACCGTTGCCGAGGAGATCGACAACGCGGTGGACGAGGAGGCCGACACGGAGGAGAGGCCGGTGCCGCTGGCAGTGCGGCGACGGGAGGCGATCCTCGGGGAGCTGCGGGCGGCCGGGGCGGCGCGGGTGCTCGATCTGGGCTGCGGGCAGGGGCAGTTGATCGGTGCGCTGCTGAAGGAAGCGCAGTTCACCGAGATCGTCGGGGTGGACGTGTCGACGCGGGCGCTCCATGAGGCGCGGCGCCGGCTGCGGCTGGACCGGGTGCCCGAGCGGCAGTCGGCGCGCGTACGGCTTGTGCAGGGCTCGCTGGCGTACACCGACGGCAGGATCGCGGGATATGACGCGGCGGTGCTGAGCGAGGTCGTCGAGCATGTGGACCCGGCGCGGCTGCCGGCGCTGGAGTACGCGGTGTTCGGTGCGGCCAGGCCGCGGACGGTGGTGGTGACCACGCCGAACGTCGAGTACAACGTGCGCTGGGATGCGCTGCCGGCCGGGCAGGTGCGGCATGCGGACCACCGGTTCGAATGGACGCGGGAGGAGTTCCGCCGGTGGGCGGGGGAGGTCGCCACGCGGCACGGTTACGCGGTGACGTTCGGCCCGGTGGGACCCGATGATCCGGAGGTGGGGCCGCCCACTCAGCTCGCGCGCTTCACCCGTGAGGAGAGCGATGCTCCCGCGGCACCACGCAACGGCAGTGGCAGCGGGGGCACCGGCAGCGGTGGTGCGGGCAGTGCCGGCGGCAAAAGCGGCATGAGTGACAGCAGGGACAATGGTGGCAGGTGTGACGGCCGTGGCGGCGCGGACAGCGGAAAGGGGGCGGCGGCATGA
- a CDS encoding MFS transporter: MAVRRTTDAAPSDAEAAARDVEAAPCGVGAALRDAETAPRGGADAVRRDVGTIPPGVGADADAAGPDTADPRRWLILAVASAAQFLAVLDLIAVTIAFPAIGQDFAPAPASALSWVLNGYTVVLAALLVPAGRLADEAGRRRCFLTGMVLFGLASAACGMAPTLTLLIVARVVQGVAAAVLIPTSLSLALPAFPPRERATAVGAWTAVSAVAASSGPVIGGLLAASDWRLIFLINVPVVLLAVGAGARLLPRSERGGRQALDLPGTALVLVCVGALVTACVEAPEWGYAAPATLAVLAAGVLAGALGVRHVRRATDPVVHPELFRTPGFAAATLGLLSYFVAYGAMVLGASLLFTDVWHYSVRTAGLALAPWPLTVLVVSALSGRIVGAVGARATGVIGALCFVAATLWWLALADDGRGGGGAHYVAHFLPGLIFAGLGTGLYQPVMFAATGLLPSRQLSLGSGVLMVSRQAGTALGVAVLVAVMGGGQQPDFGALRAGWVIAAVTSAGAVAAALTLRRRGTRGTGEASEVGKAGDGARRTG, translated from the coding sequence GTGGCCGTCCGACGCACCACGGACGCCGCGCCCAGTGATGCGGAAGCGGCGGCTCGTGACGTCGAAGCGGCGCCTTGTGGCGTCGGGGCTGCGCTTCGTGATGCCGAAACCGCCCCCCGTGGTGGCGCTGATGCCGTCCGTCGCGACGTCGGCACGATCCCTCCCGGTGTCGGCGCCGACGCCGACGCGGCCGGGCCCGACACCGCCGACCCGCGCCGCTGGCTGATCCTGGCCGTCGCCTCCGCCGCGCAGTTCCTGGCGGTGCTCGATCTGATCGCGGTCACCATCGCGTTCCCGGCGATCGGCCAGGACTTCGCGCCGGCGCCCGCCTCCGCGCTCTCCTGGGTGCTCAACGGCTACACCGTCGTGCTCGCCGCGCTCCTGGTACCGGCCGGGCGGCTCGCCGACGAGGCCGGCCGGCGACGCTGCTTCCTGACCGGGATGGTGTTGTTCGGCCTGGCGTCGGCGGCCTGCGGGATGGCGCCCACCCTCACGCTGCTCATCGTGGCGCGGGTGGTGCAGGGCGTGGCGGCCGCCGTACTGATCCCCACCTCCCTCTCCCTCGCGCTGCCCGCCTTCCCGCCCCGGGAACGCGCGACGGCGGTGGGTGCCTGGACGGCGGTCAGCGCGGTGGCGGCGAGCTCCGGCCCGGTGATCGGCGGACTGCTCGCCGCCTCCGACTGGCGGCTGATCTTCCTGATCAACGTCCCGGTGGTGCTGCTCGCGGTGGGCGCGGGCGCCCGGCTGCTGCCCCGTTCCGAACGCGGCGGACGGCAGGCGCTCGACCTGCCGGGGACGGCGCTGGTGCTGGTGTGCGTCGGCGCGCTGGTGACGGCGTGCGTCGAGGCCCCCGAGTGGGGTTACGCCGCCCCCGCCACACTGGCGGTCCTGGCCGCCGGAGTTCTGGCCGGCGCGCTCGGCGTACGCCATGTGCGGCGGGCCACGGATCCCGTGGTGCACCCGGAGCTCTTCCGGACGCCCGGGTTCGCGGCGGCCACGCTGGGGCTGCTCAGCTACTTCGTGGCCTACGGCGCGATGGTGCTAGGGGCGAGCCTGCTGTTCACCGATGTGTGGCACTACTCGGTGCGGACCGCCGGGCTGGCGCTGGCGCCCTGGCCGCTGACGGTTCTGGTGGTCTCCGCGCTCTCCGGCCGCATCGTCGGGGCGGTCGGGGCGCGGGCGACGGGCGTCATCGGGGCACTGTGCTTCGTGGCGGCCACCCTGTGGTGGCTGGCGCTGGCCGACGACGGACGGGGAGGCGGGGGTGCGCACTACGTGGCGCACTTCCTGCCCGGCCTGATCTTCGCCGGGCTCGGCACCGGGCTGTACCAACCGGTGATGTTCGCCGCGACGGGACTGCTGCCCAGCCGCCAACTCTCCCTCGGCTCCGGCGTCCTGATGGTGTCGCGGCAGGCCGGTACGGCGCTGGGGGTGGCCGTGTTGGTAGCCGTCATGGGTGGCGGGCAGCAGCCGGACTTCGGGGCATTGCGGGCCGGCTGGGTCATCGCCGCGGTGACCTCGGCGGGAGCGGTGGCGGCGGCGCTGACGCTGCGGCGGCGCGGTACGCGGGGGACGGGTGAGGCCAGTGAGGTCGGTAAGGCCGGTGACGGTGCGCGGAGGACTGGATGA
- a CDS encoding biotin transporter BioY — MDTDSARPAVTELRLSAFKAHRGVILPLGPLTLLSGESGSGKSSALQAYEILARLGSGEPLARAVGVVAGGATACVPAGAQPDQQGRRGFRIGCTVEGPAGPVQLDLAVQAEPELRIVGERLIGGGETLLTTALTDPTRPAVQAAWHTAGATPVTRAPLPDDRLGTSLLPLRVAGKTAGQRMVLAAAEQVVVALRSAFVCDPRPEAMRGPAVGAADGSAADGASGRGGTGRGSGSRTSASGRSRKSGGPAAAGGPAGTRGRKAVRGGRDASGWGNDADQADEGRLRSSCDNLSAVLDRTSRECARRHAVLVAAVREACSGPVDGLRAVPRQPGPAAAGTAAATAGARDGGAAGTLTAQTAQGSQALQAVLDRGALGEMPVEQLGDGELRFLALALVLLTGPGVLAMDPAGEIPSAQQQMTVMADGMDRCMDRRQARELVSLAVRMADRGHVRLLGTVRDPTVAEGLPGVQVLHLGV, encoded by the coding sequence ATGGACACTGACAGTGCACGACCGGCGGTCACCGAATTACGGCTGTCCGCCTTCAAGGCCCATCGAGGCGTCATCCTCCCGCTCGGTCCGCTGACCCTGCTCAGCGGCGAGAGCGGAAGCGGCAAGTCCAGTGCGCTGCAGGCGTACGAGATTCTCGCCCGGCTCGGCAGCGGGGAACCGCTGGCGCGAGCCGTCGGGGTGGTGGCGGGCGGGGCGACCGCGTGCGTCCCGGCGGGCGCACAACCCGACCAGCAAGGACGGCGCGGCTTCCGTATCGGCTGCACGGTCGAAGGCCCGGCCGGCCCGGTCCAGCTCGATCTGGCCGTACAGGCCGAACCCGAACTCCGTATCGTGGGCGAGCGGTTGATCGGCGGCGGCGAGACACTCCTCACCACCGCCCTCACCGACCCCACCCGCCCCGCTGTCCAGGCCGCCTGGCACACCGCCGGCGCCACCCCCGTGACCCGCGCGCCGCTCCCCGACGACCGGCTCGGCACCTCCCTGCTGCCGCTTCGCGTCGCGGGCAAGACGGCCGGCCAGCGGATGGTCCTGGCCGCGGCGGAACAAGTCGTGGTCGCCCTGCGTTCAGCCTTTGTGTGCGATCCGCGACCGGAGGCCATGCGGGGGCCGGCGGTGGGTGCGGCGGACGGCTCCGCGGCGGACGGTGCGTCAGGCCGGGGAGGCACCGGACGCGGAAGCGGATCACGTACGAGCGCCTCGGGCCGGTCGAGGAAGTCCGGCGGTCCGGCTGCGGCCGGCGGTCCGGCGGGCACGCGCGGACGCAAGGCCGTCCGCGGTGGTCGCGACGCCAGCGGCTGGGGCAACGACGCTGACCAGGCGGACGAAGGGCGGCTCCGGTCGTCCTGCGACAACCTCTCCGCCGTCCTCGACCGTACGAGCCGCGAATGCGCCCGCCGGCATGCCGTTCTGGTCGCGGCGGTACGGGAAGCCTGCTCCGGACCCGTCGACGGACTGCGCGCGGTGCCCCGGCAGCCGGGCCCCGCGGCGGCCGGCACCGCCGCAGCTACGGCAGGCGCCCGAGACGGCGGGGCAGCGGGCACCCTGACCGCGCAGACGGCACAGGGGTCGCAGGCCCTGCAGGCCGTCCTCGACCGCGGCGCCCTCGGCGAGATGCCCGTCGAGCAGCTGGGCGACGGTGAACTGCGCTTTCTCGCGCTGGCGCTGGTCCTCCTCACCGGCCCCGGGGTGCTCGCCATGGATCCCGCCGGGGAGATTCCGTCGGCGCAGCAGCAGATGACGGTCATGGCGGACGGAATGGACCGCTGCATGGACCGCAGGCAGGCCCGCGAGCTGGTGTCGCTGGCCGTGCGGATGGCCGACCGCGGCCACGTCCGGCTCCTGGGGACGGTGCGGGATCCGACGGTCGCCGAAGGGCTGCCCGGCGTACAGGTGCTACACCTAGGGGTATGA
- a CDS encoding GlxA family transcriptional regulator: MASLAIAVTTGMPFLELAIPCHIFGTDRIQPPPDWYDLRVCAIGPAGETPLAGPWFSTRTPYGVAELVSADTVLVPASADVHGDPPDELVAALRTAHRRGARVVSLCSGAFTLAATGLLDGRTAATHWMYAELLAERYPAVSVDPSVLYVDHGDVLTGAGSTASIDVCLHLIREDYGTEVANSLARQLVAPAHRPGGQAQYIETPLPERSDDSLAPVLHWAAERLRHPITVADLARHANTSPRTLVRRFHAATGTTPMQWIQSQRIARARELLESTDLPVERVAEIAGLGTAANLRRHFARAMGVPPVDYRRTYRAARAA, from the coding sequence ATGGCCTCCCTCGCGATCGCCGTCACCACCGGCATGCCGTTCCTCGAACTCGCCATCCCCTGCCACATCTTCGGCACCGACCGGATCCAGCCGCCCCCGGACTGGTACGACCTGCGGGTGTGCGCGATCGGCCCGGCCGGCGAAACCCCTCTCGCCGGGCCGTGGTTCAGCACCCGCACCCCGTACGGCGTCGCGGAACTGGTCTCCGCGGACACGGTCCTCGTACCGGCCTCCGCCGATGTGCACGGCGATCCGCCGGACGAACTCGTCGCGGCCCTGCGCACCGCCCACCGCCGGGGCGCACGCGTGGTCTCCCTCTGCTCGGGCGCCTTCACCCTCGCCGCGACCGGCCTGCTGGACGGACGCACCGCCGCCACCCACTGGATGTACGCGGAACTGCTCGCCGAGCGATACCCGGCCGTCAGTGTCGACCCGTCGGTCCTCTACGTCGACCACGGCGACGTGCTGACCGGCGCGGGCTCCACCGCCTCCATCGACGTCTGCCTGCACCTGATCCGCGAGGACTACGGCACCGAGGTCGCCAACTCCCTGGCCCGCCAGCTGGTCGCACCCGCGCACCGGCCCGGCGGACAGGCCCAGTACATCGAGACGCCGCTCCCGGAACGCAGCGACGACTCGCTCGCGCCCGTCCTCCACTGGGCCGCGGAACGCCTCCGGCACCCGATCACCGTGGCGGACCTGGCCCGGCACGCCAACACCAGCCCGCGCACCCTCGTCCGCCGCTTCCACGCCGCGACCGGCACCACGCCGATGCAGTGGATCCAGTCCCAACGCATCGCACGGGCCCGGGAGTTGCTGGAGAGCACCGATCTGCCCGTGGAGCGGGTGGCGGAGATCGCCGGCCTGGGGACGGCGGCCAACCTCCGCCGCCACTTCGCCCGGGCGATGGGAGTACCGCCGGTCGACTACCGGCGGACATACCGGGCGGCGCGTGCGGCGTGA
- a CDS encoding cell division protein SepF → MNGPDATDEQWEGLAEVVPLRSSSEWPSWPDHRALPDDEPAEEARRFIVIRVQTFADAREVAEYLMAQLPVLLDLSSADVDVAKRILDFSSGVVFGLGSGMHRVDTNVFLLAPVGTEVAEAAAGTIPHS, encoded by the coding sequence GTGAACGGCCCCGATGCCACCGACGAGCAGTGGGAAGGGCTCGCCGAGGTCGTACCGCTTCGCAGCAGCAGCGAATGGCCTTCCTGGCCCGACCACCGTGCCCTCCCGGACGACGAACCGGCAGAAGAGGCACGGCGGTTCATCGTCATCCGCGTCCAGACCTTCGCGGACGCCCGCGAGGTCGCCGAGTACCTCATGGCGCAGTTGCCGGTGCTCCTGGACCTCAGCAGCGCCGACGTCGACGTCGCCAAGCGCATCCTGGACTTCTCCAGCGGGGTCGTCTTCGGGCTCGGCAGCGGGATGCACCGCGTCGACACCAATGTGTTCCTGCTGGCGCCCGTGGGCACCGAGGTGGCGGAAGCGGCGGCGGGCACCATCCCCCATTCGTAG
- a CDS encoding DUF6099 family protein, protein MDAVRIIAASRRDLAQANSVHDVIVEAWQAQALAEAIGSHLAIFGPYEVRSRARGLGDAGGRFSGGLLCSTATAGGLRAAQLTEIRDVKAALTGLCQLLREVCEALVGVVISADEEGMYWTCVEAMDTADESRDHVAGILEKLEVRDRHPA, encoded by the coding sequence ATGGACGCGGTGCGGATCATCGCGGCCAGTCGCCGCGACCTGGCGCAGGCGAACTCGGTCCATGACGTGATCGTCGAGGCGTGGCAGGCGCAAGCCTTGGCGGAAGCGATAGGTAGCCATCTCGCGATATTCGGGCCGTACGAAGTGCGGTCCAGAGCCCGTGGGCTGGGCGATGCGGGCGGGCGGTTCAGCGGGGGACTGCTGTGCTCGACAGCGACCGCCGGCGGGCTCCGGGCGGCTCAACTGACCGAAATACGTGACGTCAAGGCGGCTTTGACCGGCCTGTGCCAACTGTTGCGGGAGGTGTGCGAGGCGCTGGTGGGAGTAGTGATCTCGGCAGACGAGGAGGGTATGTACTGGACCTGCGTGGAAGCCATGGACACCGCCGACGAATCCAGGGACCACGTCGCCGGAATACTGGAGAAGTTGGAGGTGCGCGACCGTCATCCTGCCTGA
- a CDS encoding LLM class F420-dependent oxidoreductase, with amino-acid sequence MDLRIFTEPQQGASYDTLLRVAKATEDLGFDAFFRSDHYLRMGHADGLPGPTDAWITLAGLARETRRIRLGTLMTAGTFRLPGVLAIQVAQVDQMSGGRVELGLGAGWFEEEHRAYGIPFPKEKFARLEEQLAIVTGLWATETGQEFSYDGRYYHLEKSPALPKPAQHKVPVLVGGHGATRTPRLAAQYADEFNIPFASLEDSERQFGRVRAAAEAVGRKGDDLVYSNALVACVGKNDAEVARRAAAIGRNVDELKANGLAGSPAEVVEKIGQYAAIGSSRVYLQVLDLDDLDHLELISAQVQSQLS; translated from the coding sequence ATGGACCTACGAATCTTCACCGAACCCCAGCAAGGCGCTTCCTACGACACCCTCCTCAGGGTCGCCAAGGCCACCGAGGACCTCGGGTTCGACGCGTTCTTCCGCTCCGACCACTATCTGCGGATGGGGCACGCCGACGGGCTGCCCGGCCCGACGGACGCATGGATCACGCTGGCGGGCCTGGCCCGGGAGACCAGGCGCATCCGCCTCGGCACGCTCATGACGGCGGGTACCTTCCGGCTGCCGGGCGTGCTGGCCATCCAGGTGGCCCAGGTCGACCAGATGTCCGGCGGACGGGTCGAACTCGGCCTCGGCGCGGGGTGGTTCGAGGAGGAGCACCGGGCGTACGGCATTCCGTTCCCCAAGGAGAAGTTCGCACGACTGGAAGAACAACTGGCGATTGTCACCGGCCTGTGGGCCACCGAAACAGGACAGGAGTTCTCTTACGACGGCAGGTACTACCACTTGGAGAAGTCGCCCGCACTGCCCAAGCCCGCCCAGCACAAGGTGCCGGTGCTGGTCGGCGGGCACGGTGCGACGCGTACCCCGCGACTCGCGGCGCAGTACGCCGACGAGTTCAACATCCCCTTCGCCTCACTCGAAGACAGTGAGCGCCAGTTCGGAAGGGTGCGGGCGGCCGCAGAAGCCGTCGGGCGCAAGGGAGACGACCTGGTGTACTCCAACGCCCTCGTGGCCTGCGTCGGCAAGAACGACGCCGAGGTGGCGCGGCGGGCCGCGGCCATCGGCCGGAACGTGGACGAGCTGAAGGCCAACGGCCTCGCGGGCTCGCCCGCCGAGGTCGTCGAAAAGATCGGCCAGTACGCCGCCATCGGCTCGTCCCGCGTCTACCTGCAGGTGCTGGACCTCGACGATCTGGACCACCTGGAACTGATCTCCGCGCAGGTGCAGTCCCAGCTGAGCTGA
- a CDS encoding nucleotide pyrophosphohydrolase, translating into MSEDLHALQRRLAEFAAARDWQQYHTPKNLAAALSVEAAELVEIFQWLTPEESATVMSDPKAAARVEDEVADVLAYLLQFCQALGIDALTALAAKIERNETRFPAVRQAPPDRPRDAE; encoded by the coding sequence ATGAGCGAGGATCTTCATGCCCTGCAGCGACGCCTGGCCGAATTCGCGGCTGCCCGGGACTGGCAGCAGTACCACACGCCCAAGAACCTGGCCGCGGCGCTCAGTGTCGAGGCCGCGGAACTGGTCGAGATCTTCCAGTGGTTGACGCCGGAGGAGTCGGCGACGGTGATGTCCGACCCGAAGGCCGCTGCCCGGGTCGAGGACGAGGTCGCGGATGTCCTGGCGTATCTGCTGCAGTTCTGCCAGGCGCTGGGCATCGACGCGCTGACGGCGCTGGCCGCGAAGATCGAGCGCAACGAGACGCGTTTCCCGGCGGTCCGCCAGGCTCCGCCGGACCGGCCGCGGGATGCCGAGTAG
- a CDS encoding polynucleotide kinase-phosphatase yields the protein MTDGERTERQQVRGPEQEEQEQEKQGRLREQRSGDRPEGHHEPPSSSSSTADGRGRLLPVPDLSLVVLVGATGSGKSTFAARHFKPTEVISSDFCRGLVSDDENDQSVSGDAFEVLHFIVGKRLAAGRLTVVDATNVQAEARAQLVRLAREHDVLPVAIVLDVPEQVCAERNAARADRAGLPRRVIQRHQRELRRSIRHLEREGFRKVHILRGQREVDAAGIVRERRYNDLRHLAGPFDVVGDVHGCRSELESLLGRLGYEMRRDATGRAVDAVHPEGRTAVFVGDLVDRGPDSPGVLRLVMGMVAAGHALCVSGNHENKLGRYLNGRKVQHTHGLAETIEQLEKEDDAFRAGAAEFIRGLVSHYVLDGGGLVVCHAGLPEKYHGRTSGRVRSFALYGDTTGETDEFGLPVRYPWAEDYRGRAAVVYGHTPIPRAGWLNNTLCLDTGCVFGGRMTALRWPERELVDVPAERVWYEPARPLATEAPGGADGRPLDLNDVAGRRTVETRHMGRLAVREENSAAALEVMSRFAIDPRLLPYLPPTMAPCATSKEEAQGEGFLEHPAEAFAEYRAAGVREVVCEEKHMGSRAVVLVCRDEAVAGERFGAPGKGVSGAVYTRTGRPFFDDEAISERILRRVGACVAEAGLWAELDTDWLLLDAELMPWSLKATGLLREQYAAVGAASGAVFPGAIGALEAAQARGVDVSALLERQRGRVADAAAFTAAYRRYCWRVGATADAAGPEGAAGGVGLGVPAGIRLAPFQILAAQGRSLAGLPHTEQLALIDRLIAAEEILVARDGDGDRTAAGDGAAASDGGAAGGAAETGDGVQGERARLLAPTRRLIVDTEDEASVAAGVAWWLDLTADGGEGMVVKPVQALVRQADGRLVQPGIKCRGREYLRIIYGPEYTRPENLQRLRIRHLGHKRSLALREYALGLEALDRLAAGEPLWRVHEAVFAVLALESEPVDPRL from the coding sequence ATGACGGATGGTGAGCGTACGGAGCGGCAGCAGGTGCGAGGACCTGAGCAGGAGGAGCAGGAGCAGGAGAAGCAGGGGCGGTTGCGCGAGCAGCGATCGGGGGACCGGCCGGAGGGCCACCATGAGCCGCCGTCCTCGTCCTCGTCCACCGCCGACGGGCGGGGCCGTTTGCTCCCCGTGCCCGATCTGTCGCTGGTGGTGCTGGTCGGAGCCACCGGGTCCGGCAAGTCGACCTTCGCCGCGCGGCATTTCAAGCCGACCGAGGTGATCTCGTCGGACTTCTGCCGGGGGCTGGTCAGCGACGACGAGAACGACCAGAGCGTCAGCGGCGACGCGTTCGAGGTGCTGCACTTCATCGTGGGCAAGCGGTTGGCGGCCGGGCGGCTGACGGTCGTGGACGCCACCAATGTGCAGGCGGAGGCGCGTGCCCAGCTGGTACGGCTGGCGCGCGAGCACGACGTGCTGCCGGTGGCGATCGTGCTGGACGTGCCCGAGCAGGTCTGCGCCGAGCGGAACGCGGCGCGCGCCGACCGGGCCGGGCTGCCGCGCCGGGTCATCCAGCGGCACCAGCGGGAACTGCGGCGCTCCATACGCCATTTGGAACGCGAGGGCTTCCGCAAGGTGCACATCCTGCGGGGGCAGCGGGAGGTCGACGCCGCCGGGATCGTCCGGGAGCGGCGTTACAACGATCTGCGCCATCTCGCGGGCCCGTTCGACGTCGTCGGCGATGTCCACGGCTGCCGCTCGGAGCTGGAGAGCCTGCTCGGCCGGCTGGGATACGAGATGCGACGCGATGCCACGGGCCGGGCGGTGGACGCCGTGCACCCGGAGGGCCGTACGGCGGTCTTCGTCGGCGACCTCGTCGACCGGGGCCCGGACAGCCCGGGTGTCCTGCGGCTGGTGATGGGCATGGTCGCAGCCGGTCACGCTCTGTGTGTGTCCGGGAACCATGAGAACAAGCTCGGTCGTTACCTCAACGGCCGCAAGGTTCAGCACACGCACGGCCTTGCCGAGACGATCGAGCAGTTGGAGAAGGAGGACGACGCCTTCCGCGCCGGGGCCGCGGAGTTCATCAGAGGACTGGTCAGCCACTACGTCCTGGACGGCGGTGGATTGGTGGTGTGCCACGCGGGTTTGCCGGAGAAGTACCACGGCCGGACGTCGGGCCGGGTGCGGTCGTTCGCGCTCTACGGCGACACCACGGGCGAGACGGACGAGTTCGGCCTGCCGGTGCGCTACCCGTGGGCGGAGGACTACCGGGGACGCGCCGCCGTGGTCTACGGCCATACGCCGATACCGCGGGCCGGCTGGCTCAACAACACCCTCTGCCTGGACACCGGCTGTGTCTTCGGCGGCCGGATGACCGCGCTGCGCTGGCCGGAGCGGGAGCTGGTGGACGTACCGGCGGAGCGCGTCTGGTACGAGCCGGCCCGGCCGCTCGCCACGGAGGCGCCCGGCGGTGCGGACGGCCGGCCGCTGGACCTGAACGACGTGGCGGGCCGGCGGACCGTGGAGACCCGCCACATGGGCCGGCTCGCGGTGAGGGAGGAGAACTCCGCGGCGGCGCTGGAGGTGATGAGCCGCTTCGCGATCGACCCGCGGCTGCTGCCGTATCTCCCGCCGACGATGGCGCCGTGTGCGACGTCCAAGGAGGAGGCGCAGGGGGAGGGCTTCCTGGAGCACCCGGCGGAGGCGTTCGCCGAGTACCGCGCGGCGGGCGTCCGGGAAGTGGTGTGCGAGGAGAAGCACATGGGGTCCCGTGCGGTGGTGCTGGTCTGCCGCGACGAGGCGGTGGCCGGCGAGCGGTTCGGGGCGCCGGGCAAGGGCGTCTCCGGCGCGGTGTACACCCGTACGGGACGGCCATTCTTCGACGACGAGGCGATATCCGAGCGGATCCTGCGGCGGGTCGGCGCCTGTGTTGCCGAGGCCGGGCTGTGGGCCGAACTGGACACGGACTGGCTGCTGTTGGATGCGGAACTGATGCCGTGGTCCCTGAAGGCGACCGGTCTGCTGCGCGAGCAGTACGCGGCGGTCGGCGCGGCGTCCGGGGCGGTCTTCCCAGGGGCGATCGGCGCGTTGGAGGCGGCGCAGGCCCGTGGTGTGGACGTGTCGGCGCTACTGGAACGGCAGCGTGGTCGGGTAGCCGATGCCGCGGCGTTCACGGCGGCGTACCGGCGCTACTGCTGGCGGGTGGGCGCGACCGCGGACGCGGCCGGTCCTGAAGGGGCGGCGGGCGGTGTCGGGCTCGGCGTGCCGGCCGGGATCCGGCTGGCGCCGTTCCAGATACTCGCCGCGCAGGGGCGCAGCCTTGCCGGGCTGCCGCACACCGAACAACTGGCGCTGATCGACCGGCTGATAGCGGCCGAGGAGATCCTGGTGGCGCGGGACGGTGACGGTGACCGTACGGCGGCCGGGGATGGCGCCGCGGCTTCGGACGGGGGTGCTGCCGGGGGCGCGGCCGAGACGGGCGACGGTGTGCAGGGCGAGCGGGCGAGGCTGCTCGCGCCGACCCGTCGGCTGATCGTCGACACCGAGGACGAGGCGTCGGTCGCGGCCGGTGTCGCCTGGTGGCTGGATCTGACCGCGGACGGCGGTGAGGGCATGGTCGTCAAGCCGGTGCAGGCGCTGGTGAGGCAGGCGGACGGCCGGCTCGTGCAGCCGGGTATCAAGTGCCGTGGCCGCGAGTACCTGCGGATCATCTACGGGCCGGAGTACACCCGCCCGGAGAATCTGCAGCGGTTGCGCATACGCCATCTCGGCCACAAGCGCTCGCTGGCCCTGCGTGAGTACGCGCTGGGGCTGGAGGCGCTGGACCGGCTGGCGGCCGGTGAGCCGCTGTGGCGGGTGCACGAGGCGGTCTTCGCGGTGCTTGCGCTGGAGTCGGAGCCGGTGGATCCGCGGCTGTAG